One window of Kosmotoga arenicorallina S304 genomic DNA carries:
- a CDS encoding response regulator transcription factor, translating to MNKRKLLLVEDDPHISRFLKLELEHNGYELIISTAGDEALDLLETEDVDLVILDVMLPGIDGFGVLRYIREEISEELPVIMLTARSEVNDRVKGLKGGADDYVVKPFHIEELLARIETLLRRQKKTRKLEYDVLIMDVDRRELTLSGESIELSKTEFELLRVLLENKGIVLSKEKLLELVWGAEDWGNPNVVEVYVNYLRKKLGKHGNLIHTVRGVGYVLK from the coding sequence ATGAACAAAAGGAAATTGCTGCTCGTTGAAGATGATCCACACATAAGCCGATTTCTAAAATTGGAACTTGAACATAATGGCTATGAATTGATTATATCAACCGCCGGGGATGAGGCTCTGGATCTGCTCGAAACAGAAGATGTGGACCTTGTCATTTTAGATGTTATGCTTCCGGGTATAGATGGATTTGGTGTATTGAGATATATAAGGGAAGAAATTTCTGAGGAATTGCCTGTAATAATGTTAACTGCTCGTAGCGAAGTCAACGATAGAGTGAAGGGATTAAAAGGAGGGGCAGATGATTACGTAGTTAAGCCTTTTCATATTGAAGAACTATTAGCCAGAATAGAAACGCTTTTAAGGCGACAAAAGAAGACCAGAAAACTCGAATACGATGTCCTGATTATGGATGTAGATAGAAGAGAATTGACCCTTTCGGGCGAAAGCATTGAATTAAGTAAAACAGAATTTGAACTGTTAAGGGTACTTCTTGAAAACAAGGGAATCGTTTTATCAAAGGAAAAGCTCCTGGAACTTGTATGGGGTGCAGAAGACTGGGGAAATCCTAATGTGGTAGAAGTTTATGTGAACTACTTGCGTAAAAAGCTGGGAAAGCATGGAAACTTGATTCACACAGTTAGGGGTGTGGGTTATGTCCTCAAATAA
- a CDS encoding coenzyme F420-0:L-glutamate ligase: MVQIHPVRFSEPVLPGIKEKGNFEDLLLSEIGKNGMKLNDGDIIVVTSKVLSLFENRTIKRSAIKPRKRVKVLARLFKFDPIILELIFQEGPIVAVLPQKMIARNKQLLNQQLKLSLDPEASLKFLNERFSNLAMVRKLNLLFDSAGIDTTNTPDGYVTLLPRDPSKTARSIRLGIEKVTGKKVAVIVTDTLYSPRRVGSNDICIGCSGIFPIIKNEAHVDIYGKKAAGGNDLIIDSIAAIAGSVMGATDEMTPAAIIRGLSYEYWDDEEPIENIIYYPAGSKIRGAFLTVLTTFSFKLLQWLLFLKSKK, from the coding sequence GTGGTGCAAATACATCCAGTTCGCTTTTCAGAACCCGTTCTTCCCGGAATAAAGGAAAAAGGTAACTTTGAGGATCTCCTGCTCTCTGAAATTGGAAAAAACGGAATGAAATTAAATGATGGGGATATTATTGTGGTTACTTCAAAGGTATTATCTTTGTTTGAGAATAGAACCATAAAGCGATCTGCGATAAAACCAAGAAAAAGGGTTAAAGTGCTTGCCAGATTGTTTAAATTTGATCCTATTATTCTTGAGCTAATTTTTCAAGAAGGACCGATTGTTGCTGTTTTGCCACAGAAAATGATAGCCAGGAACAAACAATTGTTGAATCAGCAATTGAAATTGTCATTGGATCCCGAGGCCAGCCTGAAATTTCTTAATGAAAGGTTTTCTAACCTTGCAATGGTGAGAAAACTAAACTTGCTCTTTGACAGTGCCGGTATTGATACGACAAACACTCCGGATGGATATGTGACGTTGCTTCCAAGAGATCCTTCTAAAACCGCCAGAAGCATAAGACTTGGTATAGAAAAAGTAACGGGCAAAAAAGTTGCAGTTATTGTTACTGATACCCTTTACTCTCCAAGGCGCGTTGGCTCAAATGACATATGTATTGGTTGTTCCGGTATATTTCCCATTATTAAGAACGAAGCTCATGTCGATATTTATGGTAAAAAAGCTGCAGGGGGGAATGATTTGATCATCGATTCCATCGCAGCCATTGCTGGAAGTGTAATGGGAGCAACTGATGAAATGACACCAGCTGCAATCATTAGGGGGCTTTCTTATGAATACTGGGATGATGAAGAACCTATTGAAAATATTATTTATTATCCAGCTGGCTCAAAGATCCGGGGAGCATTTTTGACTGTACTTACAACTTTTTCGTTCAAGTTGCTCCAGTGGTTGTTGTTCTTGAAAAGCAAAAAATGA
- a CDS encoding DMT family transporter: MKTRATFMLMLVVLFWGLTFPMQKAILGDGLSPVFYNALRFAIASFFVIVYEKLRGKNPFKSIFNIQGVILGLFLTGGYLFQTWGLVHTTASKSAFITALYVGFVAVLSPLIEKKLPSFMKIVALLISITGLYLLTSPKGGIEFGDFLTILCSVFFALHVIYISVFTNDNADEFQMLLPQLLIVTLVNGALIPFIPGKVIFDAGTLFTATFTAVFATILAVAIQLRYQKHIGSVGASLVYVGEPAFALLFAMIFLGEGASPRESLGLVLMILGIITGSLSILRNKGSVVENQ; the protein is encoded by the coding sequence TTGAAGACCAGAGCGACTTTTATGCTTATGCTTGTAGTACTTTTCTGGGGTCTTACTTTCCCGATGCAAAAGGCTATCCTTGGTGATGGGCTCTCACCTGTCTTTTATAATGCCCTTAGATTTGCCATTGCTTCTTTTTTTGTTATCGTTTATGAGAAACTCAGAGGGAAAAATCCCTTCAAATCAATATTCAACATCCAGGGTGTTATTCTTGGATTGTTTTTGACGGGTGGATATCTATTTCAAACATGGGGTCTTGTTCACACAACAGCTTCAAAAAGTGCTTTTATTACGGCTTTGTACGTTGGTTTTGTAGCGGTTTTATCACCTTTGATAGAAAAAAAACTCCCTTCTTTCATGAAAATAGTAGCTTTGCTTATTTCAATAACCGGGCTGTATTTACTGACATCGCCAAAAGGTGGCATTGAATTTGGAGACTTCTTGACCATTTTGTGCTCGGTGTTTTTTGCGCTTCATGTTATTTACATAAGTGTCTTCACCAATGATAATGCTGATGAATTCCAGATGCTCTTACCGCAGTTGCTTATTGTTACATTAGTCAATGGTGCTTTAATTCCCTTCATTCCCGGAAAAGTAATTTTTGATGCCGGAACTTTATTTACAGCAACTTTCACTGCTGTCTTTGCGACAATTTTGGCCGTGGCAATCCAGCTGAGATACCAGAAACACATTGGTTCGGTCGGGGCTTCTCTTGTTTATGTGGGAGAACCGGCTTTCGCTTTGTTATTTGCCATGATTTTCCTTGGAGAAGGTGCATCGCCACGTGAATCGCTTGGGCTAGTATTGATGATACTTGGTATAATCACTGGAAGCTTATCGATATTGCGAAACAAAGGAAGTGTTGTCGAAAATCAATAA
- a CDS encoding 1-acyl-sn-glycerol-3-phosphate acyltransferase translates to MKFILCVVETLLFWLIIPIIFILTGSSQSVLMSTLGWITASSGILLAIYSSLVFLFHGGGAPYHLYAPKKLVISGPYRFLRHPLYSAYLLFLTGLLIVFWSYMGLVLFTAVGIFIILYTFLFEERKTKDKFKEFAEYAKKVPAFIPLPNRSIPFDYSRCVPWQYIFTNLLMKVLVQIIVWPKVVNRKALNSKGPYVLAILHQTHYDGPLIYYAVNRYFRFVSTALYFDRIPFMRKIGIIPVKRYTVDFMAMKRIIETIRNGFDIGIAPEAARTWDGKPICIRREIWKLLRKLSIPVIPVKFYGIQRLWPRWSNRIKLGRAIVEFGNPISPKDQRFEEKVKEFLAKPDPSFDLPYRDYRDIEKLLWRCPECGAIGSIRSKKHTFYCSKCGKKHTKPTVNEVIALHENIKLDNMPVEFPVTDCVLFKGIKVTGTIYENRMELGDKVIYFDELRASSIERNEENIFGTPDELIRFIPETSPLMWKEIVDYQVRFALGNENFHTYYWDINC, encoded by the coding sequence ATGAAGTTCATTCTATGCGTGGTTGAAACCCTTTTGTTTTGGCTGATTATACCAATAATCTTTATCTTAACTGGTTCTTCACAGTCTGTGCTTATGAGTACTTTGGGATGGATAACAGCATCTTCAGGAATTCTTCTGGCTATCTATTCCTCATTGGTGTTTCTTTTTCATGGTGGTGGAGCTCCTTATCATCTTTACGCCCCTAAAAAACTGGTTATTTCAGGTCCGTACAGATTTTTAAGGCATCCCTTATATTCTGCGTATCTACTTTTTCTCACGGGATTACTCATAGTATTTTGGAGCTATATGGGGCTTGTGCTTTTTACTGCGGTTGGAATTTTCATTATTCTATATACCTTTCTCTTTGAGGAAAGAAAAACAAAGGATAAGTTTAAAGAGTTTGCTGAATATGCAAAAAAAGTACCTGCCTTTATTCCATTGCCAAATAGGAGTATTCCCTTCGATTATTCCCGTTGCGTTCCCTGGCAGTACATTTTTACCAACCTTTTGATGAAAGTTCTCGTCCAGATTATCGTATGGCCCAAAGTAGTTAACAGAAAAGCCCTGAATTCAAAAGGGCCATATGTGCTGGCGATTCTTCATCAAACGCATTATGATGGTCCTCTCATATATTATGCCGTCAATAGGTATTTCAGATTTGTCAGCACTGCGTTGTATTTTGACAGGATTCCATTTATGAGGAAAATCGGAATCATACCGGTAAAAAGATATACAGTAGATTTTATGGCTATGAAGAGAATAATCGAAACAATAAGAAATGGCTTCGATATTGGCATAGCACCTGAAGCAGCTCGCACCTGGGATGGCAAACCAATTTGCATCAGGAGGGAAATCTGGAAGCTCCTCAGAAAACTGAGCATTCCCGTTATTCCCGTGAAGTTCTATGGTATACAGCGCTTGTGGCCAAGATGGTCAAACAGGATTAAGCTGGGAAGGGCCATTGTCGAATTTGGTAACCCCATTTCCCCTAAAGACCAGCGTTTCGAAGAAAAAGTCAAAGAGTTTTTGGCTAAACCCGATCCCAGTTTCGACCTTCCTTATAGGGATTACAGGGACATCGAAAAACTTCTATGGAGATGTCCAGAATGCGGTGCTATTGGCTCCATACGTAGCAAAAAACACACCTTTTATTGCAGCAAATGCGGTAAAAAACACACAAAGCCAACGGTTAACGAGGTTATTGCTTTACATGAAAATATAAAGCTGGATAACATGCCTGTTGAATTCCCCGTTACTGATTGCGTTCTTTTTAAGGGGATTAAGGTTACAGGGACAATATATGAGAATAGAATGGAACTTGGTGATAAAGTGATATACTTTGATGAATTGCGTGCTTCATCTATCGAGAGGAATGAAGAAAATATATTCGGGACTCCCGATGAACTTATAAGATTTATCCCGGAGACTTCTCCACTTATGTGGAAAGAAATTGTTGACTACCAGGTCAGATTTGCCCTTGGAAATGAAAACTTTCATACGTATTATTGGGATATAAATTGCTGA
- a CDS encoding nucleoside-triphosphatase: MTFFDPSRNELFLKIINGQSFLIAKRNAKGKMEPMKAGFDSAAQKLAEISPNDKLLIIDELGFLELCCEKFQKEVKNLLLKSRTFLCVIQQGKNEFTKSLFDIEDTTLITVTKANRNHLVNWLIEKIGNS, translated from the coding sequence TTGACTTTTTTCGATCCTTCAAGAAATGAGTTGTTTCTAAAAATAATCAATGGTCAAAGCTTTTTAATTGCTAAAAGGAATGCAAAGGGAAAAATGGAACCGATGAAAGCAGGCTTCGATTCAGCCGCTCAAAAACTGGCGGAAATCAGTCCGAATGACAAATTACTTATAATAGATGAGCTCGGTTTTCTCGAACTTTGCTGTGAAAAATTTCAGAAGGAAGTTAAAAACCTCCTCCTGAAATCACGAACATTTTTATGTGTCATCCAGCAGGGGAAGAATGAATTTACCAAATCACTGTTTGATATAGAAGATACGACGTTAATTACAGTTACAAAAGCCAATAGAAATCATCTGGTAAATTGGCTTATAGAAAAAATCGGAAATTCATAG
- a CDS encoding DUF4384 domain-containing protein, producing the protein MRESLLLVLYSFFLVSIFGFVGVQYDPAGLILIPPEDSLNASLEFNKPKGSTYYAGEELIVSFRVNKDAYVTLLDILPDGKVQVLFPNKYDTNNFVKADELYTLPTTDSSLGYRLIVDNTVGRESFLLIASEEPLYFLDPVIIRFHTDAFPYLINNVSGMKNLIMNSLTNSNWTVASYYFYANYVPVTTTTNIISDRENTRVYIDGLYAGTAPIMMQELEVGQHSFYLFNDKRLAWGPDSHMVGFGDFEIKFNLFPTYPYGYLEVYSEPSGASVYIDGEYFGTTPIKDFAEVGSHNISISKWKYHSASQDVEIIEGETSFISFVLSQKSEEEIRKDIYTLITVFGVLLAIVGLVLILAQ; encoded by the coding sequence ATGAGGGAATCGCTTTTGCTTGTTCTTTATTCCTTTTTTCTGGTGAGTATTTTTGGTTTTGTTGGTGTTCAATATGATCCTGCGGGTTTAATTCTTATTCCTCCTGAAGACAGTTTGAATGCCTCACTTGAATTCAACAAACCAAAGGGAAGCACTTATTACGCCGGGGAAGAGTTGATTGTAAGCTTTAGAGTAAACAAAGATGCATATGTAACTCTACTGGATATTCTTCCAGACGGAAAGGTTCAGGTTTTGTTCCCCAATAAATATGATACAAATAATTTTGTCAAAGCCGATGAACTGTATACCCTTCCGACGACAGATAGCTCTTTGGGATATCGTTTAATAGTGGACAATACCGTTGGAAGGGAAAGCTTTTTGCTCATAGCTTCAGAAGAACCGCTATATTTTCTTGACCCGGTGATAATTCGATTTCACACCGATGCATTTCCGTATTTGATTAACAATGTTTCCGGGATGAAAAACCTGATAATGAATTCTCTTACTAACTCAAACTGGACTGTTGCAAGCTACTACTTCTATGCAAACTATGTACCAGTTACAACAACAACAAACATCATTTCGGACAGGGAAAATACCAGAGTTTATATTGATGGATTATACGCTGGAACGGCACCAATCATGATGCAAGAACTTGAGGTTGGGCAACACAGCTTCTATCTCTTCAATGATAAAAGACTTGCCTGGGGACCGGATTCTCATATGGTAGGATTTGGTGATTTTGAAATTAAGTTCAATTTATTCCCTACATACCCTTATGGTTATCTTGAAGTCTATTCAGAGCCCTCAGGCGCTTCAGTGTATATTGACGGAGAATATTTTGGCACAACACCAATAAAGGATTTTGCAGAAGTTGGAAGCCATAATATTTCCATTTCCAAGTGGAAATACCACAGCGCTTCACAGGATGTTGAAATAATTGAAGGTGAAACCTCGTTTATTAGCTTTGTTCTAAGCCAGAAATCAGAAGAGGAAATTCGAAAAGATATTTACACGCTAATTACTGTTTTTGGCGTTCTTCTGGCAATTGTAGGTTTGGTTCTGATTCTTGCTCAATAA
- a CDS encoding HAMP domain-containing sensor histidine kinase translates to MSSNKSSFIFSLSTVLTLSFIVLLVLVIAFISIFVYRVSTAVFINNYSKELLNSYRAFSNMPQRGIMGSPGFMGGWRNQQLYESLFIQIEDTIVKDNDEIGLQEFAKGPRITNEDGRTYLLYGLIENGEKLIIGTHMLEYEVFLSALKKTLTMGILLAIFLSMAFGIIMGRRLAKPLKEISYALQDTILTDLSKRIEMNSRVKEIYDLKEALNRALNKIEGAYRRQEQFSSDVAHEIRSPLTSIVGFSRLISRWGIKDPDIVSEAAKNITEIAESMITLTESLLFLAKPDLKPEFSAVNLKKALDEVLSLLSFSENTEIKVRLPGIIVMTDEKLIQLVFKILLENSIKHAPGKPIEILWENETSTLIFKDYGPGIPEKDKEKIFQRFYKVDSSRTGSGYGLGLSILKKITDVLGLTLRVDTPETGGTMFFLGGWNEVHSMRG, encoded by the coding sequence ATGTCCTCAAATAAAAGCTCATTTATTTTTTCTCTTTCTACTGTTCTGACATTAAGCTTTATAGTGCTTTTAGTTCTTGTAATAGCTTTCATATCTATTTTTGTTTATCGTGTTTCAACGGCGGTATTTATAAACAATTACTCTAAAGAATTGCTGAATTCTTATCGGGCTTTTTCAAATATGCCACAACGTGGCATTATGGGATCGCCCGGTTTCATGGGCGGATGGCGAAATCAGCAATTGTACGAAAGCTTGTTTATCCAGATAGAAGATACAATTGTTAAGGATAACGATGAGATCGGTCTTCAAGAGTTCGCGAAAGGCCCAAGGATTACCAATGAAGATGGCAGAACCTATTTATTGTACGGGCTGATAGAAAATGGCGAAAAGCTAATAATTGGAACACATATGCTAGAATATGAAGTCTTTTTAAGTGCACTCAAAAAGACTCTTACAATGGGAATTCTTCTGGCCATTTTTTTATCAATGGCATTTGGAATAATTATGGGAAGAAGACTTGCAAAGCCCTTAAAAGAAATCTCATATGCGCTTCAAGACACCATCCTTACAGATTTATCTAAAAGAATAGAAATGAATTCCAGAGTGAAAGAAATCTATGACTTGAAAGAGGCTTTGAACAGGGCGCTGAATAAGATAGAGGGGGCTTATAGGAGGCAGGAGCAATTTTCCTCCGATGTTGCTCACGAAATCCGTTCTCCTTTGACATCTATTGTCGGATTTTCAAGACTAATTAGCCGCTGGGGTATAAAAGACCCCGATATAGTAAGTGAAGCGGCCAAAAACATAACGGAAATCGCCGAAAGCATGATCACACTAACAGAGTCTCTGTTGTTTCTTGCAAAACCCGATTTGAAACCTGAGTTCAGTGCCGTGAATTTGAAGAAAGCTCTTGACGAAGTCCTGAGTCTACTGAGCTTTTCAGAGAACACCGAAATAAAAGTCAGGCTACCAGGTATAATTGTAATGACAGATGAGAAACTCATTCAACTTGTATTCAAAATTTTACTGGAAAACTCAATTAAACATGCACCCGGAAAGCCTATTGAAATTCTTTGGGAAAATGAAACCTCAACTTTGATATTTAAAGATTATGGCCCTGGAATACCCGAAAAAGATAAAGAAAAAATCTTCCAACGTTTTTATAAGGTGGACTCTTCCAGAACTGGTTCGGGTTACGGTCTGGGGCTATCAATACTCAAAAAAATTACAGATGTTCTCGGATTAACGCTTCGAGTTGACACTCCAGAAACCGGGGGCACGATGTTCTTTCTGGGAGGTTGGAATGAAGTTCATTCTATGCGTGGTTGA
- a CDS encoding coenzyme F420-0:L-glutamate ligase: MVKIIPIRFSKPVVPSDASDSSLEQRLAEELKKNDITLENKDILVVTSKIVSLLEGNTVDISSIKPRKRIKFLARLFSMDPQRLELVFREGKVLGIVPLRKIMNDRFIRNFYLKHSRNINATQEMLKKNFINVPMTSRLGLIFDNAGIDGSNIPDGFLAPLPENPCLSAKKIKDHFKNVFNKEIAVIITDTLSVLNRTGALDVCIGCSGIYPITINESGPDLFKPNKFGGNMVTVDAVAAIAGAVMGGNTQLTPAVILKGFEYESWNDNGDCKEYQNVISFPTRSKIRAGFYTVLNTILFKTIQFLLFLKSGK; the protein is encoded by the coding sequence GTGGTCAAAATTATACCCATTCGTTTTTCAAAACCGGTTGTTCCTTCAGATGCCAGTGATTCATCTTTAGAACAGAGGCTGGCAGAAGAGCTTAAGAAAAATGACATTACCCTTGAAAACAAAGACATATTGGTTGTTACATCCAAAATTGTTTCTTTGCTTGAGGGAAATACGGTTGATATTTCCTCAATAAAGCCCAGAAAGCGCATTAAATTTCTTGCAAGGCTATTTTCAATGGATCCTCAAAGGCTTGAACTGGTTTTCAGGGAAGGCAAAGTTCTTGGTATAGTTCCGCTAAGGAAGATAATGAACGATAGATTCATTCGGAATTTTTATCTAAAGCATTCAAGGAATATTAATGCAACACAAGAGATGTTGAAAAAGAATTTTATAAATGTCCCAATGACCTCCAGATTGGGGCTTATTTTTGATAATGCGGGAATTGATGGTTCAAATATACCCGATGGATTTTTAGCGCCTTTACCAGAAAATCCATGTCTTTCAGCAAAGAAAATCAAAGATCATTTCAAAAATGTTTTCAACAAAGAAATCGCGGTAATAATTACAGATACATTATCGGTTCTAAATAGAACCGGTGCTCTTGATGTTTGTATCGGTTGTTCCGGTATTTATCCTATTACCATCAATGAATCGGGACCTGACTTGTTCAAACCCAATAAATTTGGTGGAAACATGGTCACTGTGGATGCTGTTGCTGCGATTGCAGGTGCTGTAATGGGTGGAAATACTCAACTTACACCTGCAGTGATTTTAAAGGGATTTGAATACGAATCCTGGAATGACAATGGAGATTGTAAAGAATATCAGAATGTTATTAGTTTTCCCACAAGATCCAAGATAAGAGCAGGATTTTACACTGTGCTCAATACAATTTTGTTTAAGACTATTCAATTTCTCCTTTTCTTAAAAAGCGGAAAATGA